A region of Mugil cephalus isolate CIBA_MC_2020 chromosome 3, CIBA_Mcephalus_1.1, whole genome shotgun sequence DNA encodes the following proteins:
- the tjp1a gene encoding tight junction protein ZO-1 isoform X1: MKYQKYITVMQMAMGVTASNKDCLPVKRQLWVTPPDGDTSPSGAPGTSDGPLGATGGAGAMAMPATSTLSLPMSQGKPSLRRIKGRIHRSKSLDSIDLLDSNSAAMEETVIWEQHTVTLHRAPGFGFGIAISGGRDNPHFQSGETSIVISDVLKGGPAEGLLQENDRVVMVNAVSMDNVEHAYAVQQLRKSGKNAKITIRRKRKVQIPVSRPGDRETMSEHEEEDSDEEDGYDPHTARGGQSAYGGASGGTGTGRRQDRERSNSGRRDHSASRERSVSPRSDRRSQASSAPPRPSKVTLVKSRKNEEYGLRLASHIFVKDISPESLAARDGNIQEGDVVLKINGTVTENLSLIDAKKLIERSKGKLKMVVQRDERATLLNIPDLDDSIPSANNSDRDDISEIHSLTSDHSNRSHGRGRSRSPDRPETSDHLRHSPRQISNGSHRSRDEERVSKPAMSTPVKSSDDGVLSQASDQASSRDDKQLPPLPEPKPVYAQPGQPDVDLPVSPSDAPVPSAAHDDSILRPSMKLVKFKKGESVGLRLAGGNDVGIFVAGVLEDSPAAKEGLEEGDQILRVNNVDFANIIREEAVLFLLDLPRGEEVTILAQKKKDVYRRIVESDVGDSFYIRTHFEYEKESPYGLSFNKGEVFRVVDTLYNGKLGSWLAIRIGKNHQEVERGIIPNKNRAEQLSSVQYTLPKTPGGDRADFWRFRGLRSSKRNLRKSREDLSAQPVQTKFPAYERVVLREAGFLRPVVIFGPIADVAREKLAREEPDIFELAKTQQQQGGEKSEPRDAGTDQKSSGIIRLHTIKQIIDRDKHAVLDITPNAVDRLNYAQWYPIVVFLNPDTKQGVKNMRTRLCPESRKSARKLYDRALKLRKNNHHLFTTTINLNSMNDGWFGGLKEMIQQQQNQLVWVSEGKADGATDDDLDIHDDRLSYLSAPGSEYSMYSTDSRHTSDYEDTDTEGGAYTDQELDETLNDDVGPPTEPAITRSSEPVREDPPVIQEPPGYAGYQHTVQPDPLNRIDPAGFKAPAPQQKAEAAAIPSISQQPDPLTETMPPAVDVTVKTVGALSPDVAPAAPYSHPSPIPEAGSLRRPTPELAPQSISPEPLHPGLASSEPKMFQKDPYSADNTGRVGHTVKPPTYSHQQGYQPDQQPYRDYDHPPNRYDVSSSGVSSGGGYPEPKYRNYDSNPPYENSVPHFDQQWNPYNQSLSTANSQPYDPRLPYGDGPDSQYPPPLRYDEPPPHQPFDGRPRYGKPTGPGPVRYDDPPPPAPVSDLHYDPDTHLNSYPPAARSPEPAPPRFAYNQGPTTQQKGYKPQQYDSTPLNSETSPTPPPKAEAPSPSPADVPKLAPARDDQQEDDPAMRPQSVLTRVKMFENKRSVSVDRARDAADPPGSKAADLPLKAGGVIPKANSLSNLDQEKTFRAPEPQSKVADDIVRSNHYDPDEDEDYYRKQLSYFDKLQTGPTKPQAQTTHSYPRMESVEKPSPVEKKYEPVPQVTPSLPPATLPKPSTEAKPPAREDTVQTNFLPHKSFPEKAPVNGTSEQPPKTGAPPTSSYNRYVPKPYTTSARPFARMFDSPKFNHNLLPNDKPEIAPKGRSSSPVKPPPQPQNADHDSGLDTFTRTMDHRPKYQHNNVNAVPKAIPVSPSALEDDDDEDEGHTVVATARGIFNSNGGVLSSIETGVSIIIPQGAIPEGVEQEIYFKVCRDNSILPPLDKEKGETLLSPLVMCGPHGLKFLKPVELRLPHCASMTPDGWSFALKSSDSSSGDPKSWQNKSLPGDPNYLVGANCVSVLIDHF, from the exons AGTGCAGCAATGGAGGAAACGGTCATATGGGAACAGCACACAGTGACCCTTCACAGG GCCCCAGGATTTGGGTTTGGCATCGCCATCTCAGGTGGACGAGACAACCCTCATTTCCAGAGCGGAGAGACATCCATTGTGATTTCTGATGTGTTGAAAGGAGGCCCCGCAGAGGGTCTGCTACA AGAAAATGATCGAGTAGTGATGGTCAATGCAGTCTCTATGGACAATGTAGAGCATGCCTATGCTGTTCAGCAACTTCGCAAGAGTGGCAAAAATGCAAAGATA ACCATTCGCAGGAAAAGGAAAGTACAAATCCCAGTCTCACGgccaggagacagagagactaTGTCGGAGCACGAGGAGGAAGACAGTGATGAGGAAGATGGTTACGATCCCCACACCGCTCGTGGTGGCCAAAGTGCCTACGGAGGAGCGAGCGGAGGCACAGGCACAGGCAGGCGTCAAGATCGTGAGCGTAGCAACAGTGGGAGGAGGGATCACAGTGCCTCACGGGAGAGAAGCGTGTCGCCGCGCTCTGATCGTAGATCACAAGCCTCTTCTGCTCCACCCAGGCCTTCCAAGGTCACCCTTGTAAAGTCTCGGAAAAATGAAG AATATGGATTGCGACTGGCCAGCCACATCTTTGTGAAAGACATCTCTCCAGAGAGCCTCGCTGCCAGAGATGGAAACATCCAGGAGGGAGATGTTGTTCTTAAG ATCAATGGCACAGTTACAGAGAACCTATCACTGATAGATGCCAAGAAACTGATTGAAAGGTCAAAGGGCAAGCTGAAGATGGTGGTGCAGAGAGATGAGCGAGCCACGCTGCTCAACATTCCTGACCTTGATGACAGCATCCCATCAGCCAATAACTCCGACAGAGACG ACATTTCAGAAatacattcactgacatcagaCCATTCCAATCGGTCCCATGGGCGAGGTCGATCACGTTCACCTGACAGGCCTGAGACATCGGACCATCTCCGTCACTCTCCTCGGCAGATCAGCAACGGCAG tcatCGGAGTCGAGATGAGGAACGCGTATCCAAACCAGCCATGTCCACACCGGTCAAAAGCTCTGATGATGGTGTCTTGTCTCAGGCCAGCGACCAGGCCAGCTCCAGAGATGACAAACAGTTACCTCCACTGCctg AACCAAAGCCAGTGTATGCACAGCCTGGTCAGCCTGACGTGGATCTTCCTGTCAGCCCGTCAGACGCCCCTGTACCAAGTGCTGCTCATGATGACAGCATTCTCAG gccAAGTATGAAGCTGGTCAAGTTCAAGAAGGGAGAGAGTGTCGGCCTGCGGTTAGCTGGAGGGAACGACGTGGGAATTTTTGTGGCAGGAGTTTTGGAAGACAGTCCTGCAGCCAAGGAGGGGCTGGAGGAGGGGGACCAGATTCTCAGG GTGAACAATGTGGACTTTGCTAATATCATCCGGGAGGAGGCTGTGCTGTTTCTGCTGGATCTCCCAAGAGGAGAAGAGGTTACTATTCTGGCCCAGAAGAAAAAGGATG TGTATCGGAGGATAGTGGAATCAGACGTGGGTGACTCCTTCTACATTCGGACGCATTTTGAATATGAAAAGGAGTCGCCGTATGGGCTGAGCTTCAACAAAGGCGAGGTATTCCGCGTGGTGGATACACTCTACAATGGCAAATTAGGCTCCTGGCTCGCTATCCGTATCGGCAAGAACCACCAGGAGGTGGAAAGGGGCATCATCCCTAACAAGAACAG AGCGGAGCAGCTTTCCAGTGTGCAGTACACCCTCCCTAAAACACCAGGGGGTGACCGAGCAGACTTCTGGAGATTCAGAGGACTGCGAAGTTCTAAGAGGAATTTGCGGAAAAGCAGGGAAGACCTGTCAGCCCAGCCGGTTCAGACCAAGTTCCCTGCCTATGAGAGAGTAGTGCTGAGGGAAG CTGGGTTCCTGAGGCCTGTAGTTATCTTTGGACCAATAGCAGATGTGGCCAGAGAGAAACTGGCCAGGGAGGAGCCAGACATTTTTGAACTAGCAA aaacacagcaacaacaaggaGGGGAAA AGAGTGAACCCAGGGATGCTGGAACCGACCAGAAAAGCTCTGGCATCATTCGCCTGCACACGATTAAACAGATCATTGACAGA GACAAGCATGCTGTGCTGGACATCACCCCCAATGCAGTGGACCGTCTGAACTACGCTCAGTGGTATCCCATCGTGGTGTTTCTCAACCCAGACACCAAGCAAGGCGTCAAGAACATGAGGACCCGGCTCTGCCCTGAGTCCAGGAAGAGTGCCAGAAAGCTTTATGACCGAGCCCTCAAATTAAGGAAAAACAACCACCACCTTTTCACCA caaCGATTAACTTGAACAGCATGAATGATGGCTGGTTTGGAGGACTGAAGGAGATGATCCAGCAGCAACAGAACCAGCTGGTGTGGGTTTCAGAGGGCAAG GCTGATGGGGCAACTGATGATGACCTGGATATCCACGACGACCGCCTTTCCTACCTGTCGGCGCCAGGCAGTGAGTATTCCATGTACAGCACCGACAGCCGGCACACCTCCGACTACGAGGACACTGACACAGAGGGCGGAGCCTACACCGACCAGGAGCTGGACGAAACGCTGAATGATGATGTGGGCCCGCCCACGGAGCCCGCCATCACCCGCTCCTCGGAGCCCGTCCGCGAGGACCCGCCTGTCATCCAGGAGCCCCCGGGCTATGCTGGCTACCAGCACACAGTGCAGCCGGACCCCCTGAACCGCATCGACCCAGCTGGGTTCAAGGCACCAGCGCCGCAGCAG AAAGCAGAGGCCGCTGCCATCCCTAGCATCTCCCAGCAGCCTGATCCCCTGACTGAGACAATGCCCCCTGCTGTCGACGTTACTGTAAAAACTGTAGGGGCTCTGAGCCCTGATGTGGCTCCTGCAGCTCCCTACAGCCACCCAAGCCCCATCCCAGAGGCTGGCTCACTTAGGAGGCCAACCCCTGAGCTGGCCCCTCAGAGCATCTCGCCAGAACCTCTGCATCCTGGACTGGCCAGTTCAGAACCAAAG ATGTTTCAGAAGGATCCATACAGCGCAGACAACACAGGGAGAGTTGGTCACACCGTGAAGCCGCCGACTTACAGCCATCAGCAGGGGTATCAGCCTGACCAGCAGCCATACAGAGATTACGACCACCCACCCAATCGGTATGATGTCAGCAGCAGTGGAGTCAGCAGTGGAGGTGGTTACCCAGAGCCAAAGTACCGTAACTATGACTCTAACCCGCCGTACGAGAACAGTGTGCCTCACTTCGACCAGCAATGGAACCCCTACAACCAGTCACTCTCTACTGCCAATTCCCAACCCTACGATCCCCGTTTGCCATATGGTGATGGCCCCGATTCCCAGTACCCACCTCCACTGCGCTACGATGAGCCGCCACCACATCAGCCATTCGACGGGCGGCCTCGTTACGGTAAACCCACAGGTCCTGGACCTGTTCGTTACGATGACCCGCCACCTCCCGCTCCGGTGTCTGATCTGCACTACGACCCAGATACTCACCTGAACTCGTACCCACCAGCTGCCCGCTCCCCAGAGCCCGCTCCCCCGCGGTTTGCCTACAACCAGGGACCAACGACACAACAGAAAGGCTACAAACCTCAGCAGTATGACTCTACTCCTCTGAACTCTGAAACCAGCCCCACACCTCCTCCTAAGGCAGAAGCCCCCTCGCCCTCCCCTGCTGACGTTCCGAAACTTGCACCCGCCAGAGATGACCAACAGGAGGATGATCCTGCCATGCGGCCGCAGTCAGTCCTAACACGGGTCAAGATGTTTGAGAACAAACGCTCCGTGTCCGTGGACCGCGCCAGAGATGCAGCAGATCCACCTGGAAGCAAG gCAGCCGATTTACCCTTGAAAGCAGGTGGAGTCATCCCTAAGGCGAATTCTCTGAGTAACCTGGATCAAGAAAAGACTTTTAG AGCTCCAGAGCCACAGTCCAAGGTGGCTGACGACATCGTGCGCTCCAACCATTATGACCCTGATGAGGATGAGGACTACTACAGGAAACAGTTGTCTTATTTTGACAAACTTCAGACCGGCCCCACCAAACCACAAGCACAAACAACGCACAGCTACCCCAG GATGGAGTCAGTAGAGAAACCAAGTCCAGTGGAGAAAAAATATGAACCAGTTCCCCAGGTGACACCGTCTCTGCCACCAGCCACACTGCCCAAACCCTCAACTGAAG cCAAGCCTCCTGCCCGAGAAGACACtgtccagaccaactttctgcctcACAAGAGTTTTCCTGAGAAGGCTCCAGTTAATGGCACAAGTGAACAGCCTCCAAAGACCGGGGCTCCACCTACATCCAGCTACAACCGCTACGTGCCCAAGCCCTACACCACCTCTGCCAGGCCTTTTGCACGGATGTTTGACAGTCCAAAATTCAACCACAACCTTCTTCCCAATGACAAGCCGGAGATTGCTCCAAAG GGTCGGAGCTCTAGTCCAGTGAAGCCTCCCCCGCAGCCCCAGAACGCAGACCACGACAGTGGCCTGGACACTTTCACACGCACTATGGACCACAGACCCAAATATCAGCACAACAATGTCAACGCTGTGCCTAAGGCCATCCCTGTGAG CCCCAGTGCCctggaggatgatgatgatgaagatgagggCCACACAGTGGTCGCAACAGCTCGTGGTATCTTCAACAGCAACGGTGGCGTTCTGAGCTCCATTGAAACTGGTGTCAGCATAATTATCCCGCAGGGCGCCATCCCTGAAGGTGTGGAGCAGGAGATCTACTTTAAGGTCTGTCGAGACAACAGCATCCTGCCACCGCTGGACAAGGAGAAAG GAGAGACTCTGCTCAGCCCACTGGTGATGTGTGGACCTCATGGCCTCAAGTTTTTGAAGCCTGTGGAGCTACGCTTACCTCACTGTGCGTCAATGACCCCTGATGGTTGGTCTTTTGCTCTAAAATCCTCCGACTCCTCGTCGG GTGACCCAAAAAGCTGGCAGAACAAGTCTCTCCCCGGAGATCCCAACTACCTGGTGGGAGccaactgtgtgtctgtgctcatTGACCACTTTTAA
- the tjp1a gene encoding tight junction protein ZO-1 isoform X8, with protein MKYQKYITVMQMAMGVTASNKDCLPVKRQLWVTPPDGDTSPSGAPGTSDGPLGATGGAGAMAMPATSTLSLPMSQGKPSLRRIKGRIHRSKSLDSIDLLDSNSAAMEETVIWEQHTVTLHRAPGFGFGIAISGGRDNPHFQSGETSIVISDVLKGGPAEGLLQENDRVVMVNAVSMDNVEHAYAVQQLRKSGKNAKITIRRKRKVQIPVSRPGDRETMSEHEEEDSDEEDGYDPHTARGGQSAYGGASGGTGTGRRQDRERSNSGRRDHSASRERSVSPRSDRRSQASSAPPRPSKVTLVKSRKNEEYGLRLASHIFVKDISPESLAARDGNIQEGDVVLKINGTVTENLSLIDAKKLIERSKGKLKMVVQRDERATLLNIPDLDDSIPSANNSDRDDISEIHSLTSDHSNRSHGRGRSRSPDRPETSDHLRHSPRQISNGSHRSRDEERVSKPAMSTPVKSSDDGVLSQASDQASSRDDKQLPPLPEPKPVYAQPGQPDVDLPVSPSDAPVPSAAHDDSILRPSMKLVKFKKGESVGLRLAGGNDVGIFVAGVLEDSPAAKEGLEEGDQILRVNNVDFANIIREEAVLFLLDLPRGEEVTILAQKKKDVYRRIVESDVGDSFYIRTHFEYEKESPYGLSFNKGEVFRVVDTLYNGKLGSWLAIRIGKNHQEVERGIIPNKNRAEQLSSVQYTLPKTPGGDRADFWRFRGLRSSKRNLRKSREDLSAQPVQTKFPAYERVVLREAGFLRPVVIFGPIADVAREKLAREEPDIFELAKSEPRDAGTDQKSSGIIRLHTIKQIIDRDKHAVLDITPNAVDRLNYAQWYPIVVFLNPDTKQGVKNMRTRLCPESRKSARKLYDRALKLRKNNHHLFTTTINLNSMNDGWFGGLKEMIQQQQNQLVWVSEGKADGATDDDLDIHDDRLSYLSAPGSEYSMYSTDSRHTSDYEDTDTEGGAYTDQELDETLNDDVGPPTEPAITRSSEPVREDPPVIQEPPGYAGYQHTVQPDPLNRIDPAGFKAPAPQQMFQKDPYSADNTGRVGHTVKPPTYSHQQGYQPDQQPYRDYDHPPNRYDVSSSGVSSGGGYPEPKYRNYDSNPPYENSVPHFDQQWNPYNQSLSTANSQPYDPRLPYGDGPDSQYPPPLRYDEPPPHQPFDGRPRYGKPTGPGPVRYDDPPPPAPVSDLHYDPDTHLNSYPPAARSPEPAPPRFAYNQGPTTQQKGYKPQQYDSTPLNSETSPTPPPKAEAPSPSPADVPKLAPARDDQQEDDPAMRPQSVLTRVKMFENKRSVSVDRARDAADPPGSKAADLPLKAGGVIPKANSLSNLDQEKTFRAPEPQSKVADDIVRSNHYDPDEDEDYYRKQLSYFDKLQTGPTKPQAQTTHSYPRMESVEKPSPVEKKYEPVPQVTPSLPPATLPKPSTEAKPPAREDTVQTNFLPHKSFPEKAPVNGTSEQPPKTGAPPTSSYNRYVPKPYTTSARPFARMFDSPKFNHNLLPNDKPEIAPKGRSSSPVKPPPQPQNADHDSGLDTFTRTMDHRPKYQHNNVNAVPKAIPVSPSALEDDDDEDEGHTVVATARGIFNSNGGVLSSIETGVSIIIPQGAIPEGVEQEIYFKVCRDNSILPPLDKEKGETLLSPLVMCGPHGLKFLKPVELRLPHCDPKSWQNKSLPGDPNYLVGANCVSVLIDHF; from the exons AGTGCAGCAATGGAGGAAACGGTCATATGGGAACAGCACACAGTGACCCTTCACAGG GCCCCAGGATTTGGGTTTGGCATCGCCATCTCAGGTGGACGAGACAACCCTCATTTCCAGAGCGGAGAGACATCCATTGTGATTTCTGATGTGTTGAAAGGAGGCCCCGCAGAGGGTCTGCTACA AGAAAATGATCGAGTAGTGATGGTCAATGCAGTCTCTATGGACAATGTAGAGCATGCCTATGCTGTTCAGCAACTTCGCAAGAGTGGCAAAAATGCAAAGATA ACCATTCGCAGGAAAAGGAAAGTACAAATCCCAGTCTCACGgccaggagacagagagactaTGTCGGAGCACGAGGAGGAAGACAGTGATGAGGAAGATGGTTACGATCCCCACACCGCTCGTGGTGGCCAAAGTGCCTACGGAGGAGCGAGCGGAGGCACAGGCACAGGCAGGCGTCAAGATCGTGAGCGTAGCAACAGTGGGAGGAGGGATCACAGTGCCTCACGGGAGAGAAGCGTGTCGCCGCGCTCTGATCGTAGATCACAAGCCTCTTCTGCTCCACCCAGGCCTTCCAAGGTCACCCTTGTAAAGTCTCGGAAAAATGAAG AATATGGATTGCGACTGGCCAGCCACATCTTTGTGAAAGACATCTCTCCAGAGAGCCTCGCTGCCAGAGATGGAAACATCCAGGAGGGAGATGTTGTTCTTAAG ATCAATGGCACAGTTACAGAGAACCTATCACTGATAGATGCCAAGAAACTGATTGAAAGGTCAAAGGGCAAGCTGAAGATGGTGGTGCAGAGAGATGAGCGAGCCACGCTGCTCAACATTCCTGACCTTGATGACAGCATCCCATCAGCCAATAACTCCGACAGAGACG ACATTTCAGAAatacattcactgacatcagaCCATTCCAATCGGTCCCATGGGCGAGGTCGATCACGTTCACCTGACAGGCCTGAGACATCGGACCATCTCCGTCACTCTCCTCGGCAGATCAGCAACGGCAG tcatCGGAGTCGAGATGAGGAACGCGTATCCAAACCAGCCATGTCCACACCGGTCAAAAGCTCTGATGATGGTGTCTTGTCTCAGGCCAGCGACCAGGCCAGCTCCAGAGATGACAAACAGTTACCTCCACTGCctg AACCAAAGCCAGTGTATGCACAGCCTGGTCAGCCTGACGTGGATCTTCCTGTCAGCCCGTCAGACGCCCCTGTACCAAGTGCTGCTCATGATGACAGCATTCTCAG gccAAGTATGAAGCTGGTCAAGTTCAAGAAGGGAGAGAGTGTCGGCCTGCGGTTAGCTGGAGGGAACGACGTGGGAATTTTTGTGGCAGGAGTTTTGGAAGACAGTCCTGCAGCCAAGGAGGGGCTGGAGGAGGGGGACCAGATTCTCAGG GTGAACAATGTGGACTTTGCTAATATCATCCGGGAGGAGGCTGTGCTGTTTCTGCTGGATCTCCCAAGAGGAGAAGAGGTTACTATTCTGGCCCAGAAGAAAAAGGATG TGTATCGGAGGATAGTGGAATCAGACGTGGGTGACTCCTTCTACATTCGGACGCATTTTGAATATGAAAAGGAGTCGCCGTATGGGCTGAGCTTCAACAAAGGCGAGGTATTCCGCGTGGTGGATACACTCTACAATGGCAAATTAGGCTCCTGGCTCGCTATCCGTATCGGCAAGAACCACCAGGAGGTGGAAAGGGGCATCATCCCTAACAAGAACAG AGCGGAGCAGCTTTCCAGTGTGCAGTACACCCTCCCTAAAACACCAGGGGGTGACCGAGCAGACTTCTGGAGATTCAGAGGACTGCGAAGTTCTAAGAGGAATTTGCGGAAAAGCAGGGAAGACCTGTCAGCCCAGCCGGTTCAGACCAAGTTCCCTGCCTATGAGAGAGTAGTGCTGAGGGAAG CTGGGTTCCTGAGGCCTGTAGTTATCTTTGGACCAATAGCAGATGTGGCCAGAGAGAAACTGGCCAGGGAGGAGCCAGACATTTTTGAACTAGCAA AGAGTGAACCCAGGGATGCTGGAACCGACCAGAAAAGCTCTGGCATCATTCGCCTGCACACGATTAAACAGATCATTGACAGA GACAAGCATGCTGTGCTGGACATCACCCCCAATGCAGTGGACCGTCTGAACTACGCTCAGTGGTATCCCATCGTGGTGTTTCTCAACCCAGACACCAAGCAAGGCGTCAAGAACATGAGGACCCGGCTCTGCCCTGAGTCCAGGAAGAGTGCCAGAAAGCTTTATGACCGAGCCCTCAAATTAAGGAAAAACAACCACCACCTTTTCACCA caaCGATTAACTTGAACAGCATGAATGATGGCTGGTTTGGAGGACTGAAGGAGATGATCCAGCAGCAACAGAACCAGCTGGTGTGGGTTTCAGAGGGCAAG GCTGATGGGGCAACTGATGATGACCTGGATATCCACGACGACCGCCTTTCCTACCTGTCGGCGCCAGGCAGTGAGTATTCCATGTACAGCACCGACAGCCGGCACACCTCCGACTACGAGGACACTGACACAGAGGGCGGAGCCTACACCGACCAGGAGCTGGACGAAACGCTGAATGATGATGTGGGCCCGCCCACGGAGCCCGCCATCACCCGCTCCTCGGAGCCCGTCCGCGAGGACCCGCCTGTCATCCAGGAGCCCCCGGGCTATGCTGGCTACCAGCACACAGTGCAGCCGGACCCCCTGAACCGCATCGACCCAGCTGGGTTCAAGGCACCAGCGCCGCAGCAG ATGTTTCAGAAGGATCCATACAGCGCAGACAACACAGGGAGAGTTGGTCACACCGTGAAGCCGCCGACTTACAGCCATCAGCAGGGGTATCAGCCTGACCAGCAGCCATACAGAGATTACGACCACCCACCCAATCGGTATGATGTCAGCAGCAGTGGAGTCAGCAGTGGAGGTGGTTACCCAGAGCCAAAGTACCGTAACTATGACTCTAACCCGCCGTACGAGAACAGTGTGCCTCACTTCGACCAGCAATGGAACCCCTACAACCAGTCACTCTCTACTGCCAATTCCCAACCCTACGATCCCCGTTTGCCATATGGTGATGGCCCCGATTCCCAGTACCCACCTCCACTGCGCTACGATGAGCCGCCACCACATCAGCCATTCGACGGGCGGCCTCGTTACGGTAAACCCACAGGTCCTGGACCTGTTCGTTACGATGACCCGCCACCTCCCGCTCCGGTGTCTGATCTGCACTACGACCCAGATACTCACCTGAACTCGTACCCACCAGCTGCCCGCTCCCCAGAGCCCGCTCCCCCGCGGTTTGCCTACAACCAGGGACCAACGACACAACAGAAAGGCTACAAACCTCAGCAGTATGACTCTACTCCTCTGAACTCTGAAACCAGCCCCACACCTCCTCCTAAGGCAGAAGCCCCCTCGCCCTCCCCTGCTGACGTTCCGAAACTTGCACCCGCCAGAGATGACCAACAGGAGGATGATCCTGCCATGCGGCCGCAGTCAGTCCTAACACGGGTCAAGATGTTTGAGAACAAACGCTCCGTGTCCGTGGACCGCGCCAGAGATGCAGCAGATCCACCTGGAAGCAAG gCAGCCGATTTACCCTTGAAAGCAGGTGGAGTCATCCCTAAGGCGAATTCTCTGAGTAACCTGGATCAAGAAAAGACTTTTAG AGCTCCAGAGCCACAGTCCAAGGTGGCTGACGACATCGTGCGCTCCAACCATTATGACCCTGATGAGGATGAGGACTACTACAGGAAACAGTTGTCTTATTTTGACAAACTTCAGACCGGCCCCACCAAACCACAAGCACAAACAACGCACAGCTACCCCAG GATGGAGTCAGTAGAGAAACCAAGTCCAGTGGAGAAAAAATATGAACCAGTTCCCCAGGTGACACCGTCTCTGCCACCAGCCACACTGCCCAAACCCTCAACTGAAG cCAAGCCTCCTGCCCGAGAAGACACtgtccagaccaactttctgcctcACAAGAGTTTTCCTGAGAAGGCTCCAGTTAATGGCACAAGTGAACAGCCTCCAAAGACCGGGGCTCCACCTACATCCAGCTACAACCGCTACGTGCCCAAGCCCTACACCACCTCTGCCAGGCCTTTTGCACGGATGTTTGACAGTCCAAAATTCAACCACAACCTTCTTCCCAATGACAAGCCGGAGATTGCTCCAAAG GGTCGGAGCTCTAGTCCAGTGAAGCCTCCCCCGCAGCCCCAGAACGCAGACCACGACAGTGGCCTGGACACTTTCACACGCACTATGGACCACAGACCCAAATATCAGCACAACAATGTCAACGCTGTGCCTAAGGCCATCCCTGTGAG CCCCAGTGCCctggaggatgatgatgatgaagatgagggCCACACAGTGGTCGCAACAGCTCGTGGTATCTTCAACAGCAACGGTGGCGTTCTGAGCTCCATTGAAACTGGTGTCAGCATAATTATCCCGCAGGGCGCCATCCCTGAAGGTGTGGAGCAGGAGATCTACTTTAAGGTCTGTCGAGACAACAGCATCCTGCCACCGCTGGACAAGGAGAAAG GAGAGACTCTGCTCAGCCCACTGGTGATGTGTGGACCTCATGGCCTCAAGTTTTTGAAGCCTGTGGAGCTACGCTTACCTCACT GTGACCCAAAAAGCTGGCAGAACAAGTCTCTCCCCGGAGATCCCAACTACCTGGTGGGAGccaactgtgtgtctgtgctcatTGACCACTTTTAA